The following DNA comes from Diprion similis isolate iyDipSimi1 chromosome 14, iyDipSimi1.1, whole genome shotgun sequence.
TTTTTAGTGATTAGAAGATTAGAGAGCATTGAGTACTATTGGGCGATTGGAACAGCGGCAAAAAGTGGCGAGAAAtcggtacttttttttactgttttttacACGGTACAAAATAGAGCAGAAGATCACCCAGCCGAAGacgatgtgtttttttttggccaataGCCGACGCTGGATCTTGGGAAATAAAACTTCGATCAAACGGTTGAAATAACGATTCCGACAGCGAAGATATTTCGTCTATCTACGATTCGAAATCGAATTTAACTGGGTGGAAAAACCTTGAGCGCAAaaaacctccccccccccccttccctctCGCGAACGTTCCATATCGTGGTGCGATATAAAATCAACAGTAAAATATCTCGCATCCGGGATTATGCAGCTGCTGTTCTAACAAGGGACAGATCTCGCACAGATAGATCTTAAGCAGAGAACTTTCTTCGACGATCGGTGTTGCCTGCACTTTTGACGGGTCGCCAAAAAGGTCTCCGGGGTTTCGCGACTTTTCTTATACGGTTCAACGaattctcccccccccccccggatTCTTTTCTTCCGCCCTCAATGATCTCATTTCGAACCGTGACTCGATTCTGTACGACGCGATTATCTCCTACGATTGTTTTACATTtgcaaacaaataaaaaaaacagagaagaaaagaaaagaaatctaaCGAAATGGGTCTGCGCCAATTCTTAGTTCACGTAGCTTaccgaaaaaattgttaattaattggttggtatgatatttattttatttttacattacaTGCTTGTCTTTTGTTGGTTCTAGTATTTTTCCTGACACTCacgattttcgaattttgagatTAAGATTCTGATTGcaggtgaaaatgaaaattcttaattgtgtgtgtgtgtgtttctttttttttgtctttttgttTAATCAATTGAGTATCTGGAACGCAGATTGTCTGTGGAAATGTGGCTCTGTTGCTATTACACGATATCTTACGTACGCACAACTGATCGGCCTAATTGCCGAATCGAATAGACCGGTTAGAATCGATTATTCAAGGAAAGCAGTAATGGCGCAAATTTGACTTGTGATTACTGTATTACGGCATTGTTGTAAACTATTTAAACAGATCtggttttgtttgtttactcAACGTTTTTAGTTTCTCGATAATTTGTTTAAAGGATCGGTAACCGTGCACAtacaggaaaaaataaatatcaacaggTGTTACTGctcgtttttaaaaatagcagaaaattacttgCAGAAGATTTTCCGCAAACCTTGGATCTAcattattggaaaaatttttgtcgttctGAGTTCctatttcttgttttcattgaaattgcaacgaataaagaataatttatgtttaaaaacaaaatgtatGATGTAAATCGACAGTAAACGTAATCGAATTTTATCTTTGTCTCAGCGTGGAATGTAATACCTGGAGAGTTTATTTGTTCTCGCAAGGACTAATTACAAATTAGTATTTAAGGAAGCTGGTAGGGGGAAGTCGAGAAACGTTAGAGGAAGAAAAGTATCCCAAGCAGAAGAAACCGCCGAGGAGAATAAATAGTTTTAGTTTAAAAGGTagaaaaagtattgaaaaaatcgttggaaaaaaagtgtttaCTCGCGTAATGCTGCAGGCAACTAGTTGTTCGATTTCTGTGGAACGTTACGTGAACTTTCGTCTCGCTTTTTATTCCTTAAACACTCTGGAAGTGTGACTTCTCTTCGGTGATTCAGATATCTGGACTAATTCAAACGCCTTTGACCACATCCAGCTAATTAAACATTATCCCGATCCTTCCACCCACGAATCGTTTTTATTATATCATGTATAGTTATAGAGCGTACAGTTTCACGTAATATTTTCGTTATACACGTCAACAATCGGAGAATGGTACCGCGGTCTGactgttattaaaaataatcgaaaactCGACCTGTGCACAGGCAACTttctgtgaaaataattcatcgcTGTAATCAACTGCGGTTTAAAATATCTGCTAACCATTtcttgaattcatttttactttcaatcgTTGGATTCTTCGTCTCTTTCACTTCACTGTATCAACGTAACCTGAACAAAACATTTTCGCGGATTTTGTATACTGATGTAAGAAAATCCTgtaccttagtttttttattttctctcttcgttTTTCTATTCTGAACGTTTTTATCTTgtacgtaaattttttatcaagattGACGCAGACGGTGCAAAGGTCACGACTGTTGTCTATCATTTCATCGGACTCGTAATTGGTGAAAGAGAATCTGTCAATCCTGTTTTCTACCTTTCTCATTTCCGTGCTAAACACAAAGAAAGGATTTTTTGAATTGACCTAATAATTCGGAAGAGATATTGTTTTAACCAAAGAAATATCGATCGAATAAGTATAAAAGtagtcaaaataaaaattagagtTATTAGATGATACCagattcaattaaaaataaacaaaatatttattctgccgtattttctcattcaattttgtaaatgcaacaatttttctttttttttttttttctctgtacaCACTCGCTTCCGTGTTACCAAATAATTGAGGATCCATGCTGATTTACTCTAGAATGACGAGTCCTGTTTTAATTACCTAactcgaaatcgattaaatCGATAAATTACACGGGTCGGTATATATTTCGTCTTGGCATCTCTTTACAAATTCAAAGTAGGTACAGTCCTTTTGATCAGAGAAGCGTGAATCGATgcattaatcgattaatcgaagcgTGCGACCTGCCAGATAGAGAATTCGTTCCGTTGTTTCGACGATCAACGAACGCGTggcttataatattataatcgtttttaagtatttcttttttggttAGACCTTATTAATTATCGTGTTTAACTTTTAAACGACGAGTCAAAAACTGACGAGAATCATGCATTGCGAAGAGGTGTTATGCACACGAAAACCAAGATGAGAAGCACACTCTGCATTTTTTATATAGGTAGGTTCGAActggaaatttattgaaaaatattttcattcgtcattcaattcaatattcatgaattattattagtcGTCCTGGGAATGGGGCAAATCGATTGCAGATGGATACACAGACCTTCGTCGAACGAAAAGGTACTTTTAAGATACTGCTTCCAAAAATTGTTTagtcatttttattacttcgaAATTGATGGAGGATTCTTACCTTTTCTAGAGTTCCATAAATTCCGAAGCTGGTTCCATCGACGCGCACAAAAAACAGAGTGAAAAGGCATCCAGCATCGCCCAGAAGGCTGCCCAGGAAGCAAAAGCTGCTTCCGACGCCCAAAACATCGCTGGGCAACAGGCTGCACATCAGGTGGGTGAAGCTACGGGACAAAAGGGGGTTGTtagtcattttcaaaaaaggtTTGTTATATAACTCGAAATAGGAGTTGTCACTCAACTCCAAAAGGGGGTTGTTTTTGAACCTAAAAATTGTAGTATTACTCAATTTCAAAAAGGGGTTGCTATCTAACTCCAAAAAGGAACTGTTATTCAACttcaaaaatggaaaaaacggAACGTGAACATGGCTGTGTTACCAACCTTCGAAACAGGATTTTTACCGAGATCGAAAAAAGAGTATTTATTCAACTCCAATAAGGAGTCAATATTGTTCAActtgaagaaatcaaaacttgACATTTCCGTGTATGTTACATAACGTTAAGGTGAAGGTCCAGCTCGCCGAGAAAGCGGTTCAGGCAGCTAAGGCGGCGGAAGCAGCCCTCTCGGGAAAAGAGGCGATAGTAGACCAGCTTAAGGGTGAGGTGAAGGAGGCAGAGTCGGTGGTGCAAGAGGAGGGCGTGTCATTGCAGCAGGCTCAGTCCAACGTCAAATCGGCGATGGACGCGGCTCAGCAGTCGCGGATTCAGGTACGAAGACGGTCTTCAAACAGAGACGAGAACCAATTCTTAAGGgggtgaataataaaataaaagggtcACACTGCGTCGAACCTTCAAAGACTTGAAAATCTATTTCTCATAACTTCGATGTGcggaaaagtaaagaaatgttGAAACTTGAAGCAAACTCGCCACAAAAATTAAACAGAAACGAACGCCATGttgtttgtaaattcaacAGTGAAAATATATGACCGTCAGAATTCTGAGGGTTCAATATTTTCGCTGTCTAGGCTTCGACGTTTCGGTATTTTGACTTTTCTGTCATTTCGAAtctcaaagtttaaaaaatttcgtaaaatttcgacgtcgtGAACGGCCTTCTGTTCCTCGATATTCCTACATTCTCACCCTCTCAATCCTTGTGAATATTCGGTGAAACAGTTCGTCCTGTTCTCCAGCTGAAGACGCTCACATCCGCCGTCCGAACCGCAAATGCCAACCTCGGAAATGCTGAAGCTGCGGCTCAAGGAGCTCAGCAAGCTTACAGCGAGAAGCAGCAACTCCTCGACGCCGCCAAGCGGCGAGTCGACGAACTATCGAAGCAGCTTCAAGCCGCGAAAATCGATCTCGCCAACACCAAGCAGGCCGCGTTGAAGGCCAGCGCTGCTGCAAACGCTGCTAAAGCGAACGCCAACCGGAACAGAAGACGCGTCGCGAATTGGAGATCGTGGAGAACGAGAAGAAGATACGACTGATTTAAcgatcgatgaaaatattgttgtttTCTTGACGCCATTAAACTTGATTCGCATATATCCTTCCCGTATTTTCATTGTCGAAGTCGACGACTTCAATTTCCAGACTGGCTTTTGTCCTTGGCTGTCAATGTGCGGCAAATTATCGCATGTCTGCAGAGATATCGTCTATGTGTTTATTGGTGATCAGTTTTTTAGAGAAAATACGccattacattttttattaacttACCGGGAATTATGAAGAGACCGAAACGTCGGGTTCATCAGCTTTTCTAACATGAAGATACTGCCGATGGTGTTGATATGGATGCGTGAGTTTGCACAACCCTCGACCTCACCCTTAACCTAATCAATCTCAATCCTACGTTTTATATCCTTCCCCTTCACAGTCGTCTTCGGTCATTCCGAAGGGAGAAGATGGCGGCGGTTGAAACGTACGGAGGTGAGTAGTTTTCCATTTTTGATTGAGTCGTTGGAGGTTATGAGAAATGAAGAACCCCTCGACcgattcgttttttcatcacttgCCCTCAGCAATTTGGAGTTGACGCTGCAAGGAAGACGAACAAGGTGACGAACATCGCTCAGAAGGCTGCACAAGAAGCGAAGGCAGCTTCCGACGCTCAGAACATAGCCGGAGCACAAGCTGCTCATCAAGTCAAATCTCAGCTCGCTGAAAAGGCCGTAGAAGCTGCTAAGGCTGCCGAAGCTGCATTGGCTGGTAAAGAAGCGATCGTCGATCAGCTCCAGGAGGAATTTAAGGAGGCCGAAGCCGTCGTTCAGGAGGAAAGTTCGTCCCTCGAACATACTCAGTCCAATGTTAATTCCGCTCTCAGAGCTGCTCAGGAAGTTCAACAAGAAGTAAGCGTCGAAATTTAAGAATCATGGATGTTGAAGATATTCTTGATTCGTTTTATTACGAGATAATCGCACCTTTAGTCTACGTCaatgtgtaaaataattatttatagagATGACGAAAATACGGAAGAAGAGGAACCGGTTCCAGTGGCTTcgtaaaaaatagttttctcaATCAATGAAACTCATTACAGGGataaaatgaacggaatttttttcacaattttcaagtgatttgaaatgaaagattgatatttttttattttttcaaagatctTCGTGAGTTATAGATGTACTGAAATTGATACAAAGCGTCGATGTTCGACCAATCAATAGCAAGCTCTTTTAAAATATCCATTTGTAACTATCCTAGCTTCTTTCTTATGGAGGAATTCAACTTTTGATCGTTTGATTATAGACTAAATTTCTACAATAATACTTGTAACCTCTGTTATTTGGATAGTATTTCTTTTCAAGGATTTATAATATCTCTTTACGATTTGAAACTAGTCCATCGTTAATTCCAGTTACTTCTCATCCATTCAATTTTACTACGCATTtactgtacaaaaaaaaacatgtcaaaTTCGTTGTGTCTACATAAATTACAatgtatttttctcaaatttacgataaaatattttagaaaatatacAGAAATTTATATCATTGTAATCCGCGATAATAATCAcatcgattttgttttttttttctcagttaaAAACGTTGCGACAGGCGGTTCAAACGGCGAATGCAAATTTGGGAAACGCGGAGGCGGCAGCTCAGGGTGCGCAGCAGGAATTAAGTGAAAAGCAGCAGCTGGTAGAGGCGGCTAGACACAGAGTGGATGAGCTAGGAAAGCAGCTGCAGTCGGCGAAGGTGGATTTGACTAACACGAAGCAAGCTGCTTATAGAGCCAGCGCAGCCGCCCATTCGGCGAAGCTTAATGCGAACAGGAACAAACGAGGACAGGTTGGGATTCTGGGGTGAAAGCGAAATTTTCCTCGTCCTCATccattttttccgttttctaaTTATCATTGCACGGTCAATTGTGTACCGGCAGTTGGTTTTTCGTAACTGATGAAGTCCTGCTTTACTCACCGCTGCGGATGCGATTTATCCAGACGCCTTTCACTCCTTTGGTATCGCAGAGAATATCTGTAACACAGCTatgtgagaaaataataatcataataataataaagaaataacCAAAgtgtgtga
Coding sequences within:
- the LOC124414482 gene encoding uncharacterized protein LOC124414482; this encodes MGQIDCRWIHRPSSNEKSSINSEAGSIDAHKKQSEKASSIAQKAAQEAKAASDAQNIAGQQAAHQVKVQLAEKAVQAAKAAEAALSGKEAIVDQLKGEVKEAESVVQEEGVSLQQAQSNVKSAMDAAQQSRIQLKTLTSAVRTANANLGNAEAAAQGAQQAYSEKQQLLDAAKRRVDELSKQLQAAKIDLANTKQAALKASAAANAAKANANRNRRRVANWRSWRTRRRYD
- the LOC124414483 gene encoding protein GRIP-like is translated as MKILPMVLIWMLVFGHSEGRRWRRLKRTEQFGVDAARKTNKVTNIAQKAAQEAKAASDAQNIAGAQAAHQVKSQLAEKAVEAAKAAEAALAGKEAIVDQLQEEFKEAEAVVQEESSSLEHTQSNVNSALRAAQEVQQELKTLRQAVQTANANLGNAEAAAQGAQQELSEKQQLVEAARHRVDELGKQLQSAKVDLTNTKQAAYRASAAAHSAKLNANRNKRGQVGILG